One genomic window of Gossypium hirsutum isolate 1008001.06 chromosome D11, Gossypium_hirsutum_v2.1, whole genome shotgun sequence includes the following:
- the LOC121223495 gene encoding L-type lectin-domain containing receptor kinase V.9, translated as MVFWFLFIYIGLMVQNNLLTQQNLLQPIITIAEILCVIMSCLIMLVLLLFLLNLASSDINQGQFSFNGYLDVEGGAGVDSNGLFKLTNSTRLIAGHIFYENPIHFKNSKNGSVFSFSTTFIFAIIPGYGHGMAFVISPNKEIPGASAVQYLGLFNETNNGDSSNHIVAVELDTVLSLDVNDIDDNHVGIDINSVNSVKSASAGYYTDEGKFIKVSLVSGDPMQIWIEYNGVEKRLNVTLYPINLPRPKTPLISYKKDLSPYMHDFMYVGFSSSTGSISATSSSHYILAWSFKMNGSADELDLSRLPKIPRHDNGGIKQLKKILAITLSFTGLTLVLVLVFGFVLISRKKRFMEILEDWEVQFGPHRFSYKDLFKATKGFKKKEVLGSGGFGRVYKGVLPSSNIQIAVKRISHDSRQGMREFVAEIATIGRLRHPNLVRLLGYCRRKQELLLVYDYMPNGSLDKFLYHQPNSSLNWTQRFKIIKDVASALFYLHQQWVQVIIHRDIKPANVLIDSDMNAQLGDFGLAKLCDLGNDPQTSHVAGTLGYMAPELARTGKANTSTDIYAFGIFMLEVACGRKPIEPQTAPEEAFLADWITDCWDKGDILATIDKRLGKRFVGQQAELVLKLGLLCSHPVTAARPSMSSVISYLDGVASLPDDFSSVIKVREFPAVSNEVGAPNELTAERNTVPSLTITEAFVSHGR; from the coding sequence ATGGTGTTTtggtttctttttatttatattgGACTGATGGTGCAGAATAACTTGCTTACACAACAAAACTTACTACAGCCCATAATCActattgctgaaattttgtgTGTAATAATGTCTTGTTTGATCATGCTTGTGCTGCTGCTTTTCCTTCTGAACCTTGCATCTTCAGATATCAACCAGGGTCAGTTTAGTTTCAATGGTTACTTGGATGTAGAAGGAGGAGCAGGGGTAGATTCTAATGGGCTGTTTAAACTGACTAACTCTACACGCCTAATAGCAGGTCACATATTCTACGAGAATCCAATCCATTTCAAGAACTCCAAAAATGGTAGTGTTTTCTCCTTTTCTACCACATTCATTTTTGCAATTATACCGGGATACGGCCATGGAATGGCCTTTGTAATCTCGCCAAACAAAGAAATTCCCGGAGCTTCTGCCGTCCAGTATCTTGGtcttttcaatgaaacaaataaCGGTGACAGCTCAAATCATATTGTTGCGGTTGAGCTGGATACAGTTTTGAGCCTTGACGTCAATGACATTGATGACAACCATGTTGGCATCGATATCAATAGCGTAAACTCGGTGAAATCTGCTTCTGCGGGGTATTACACTGATGAAGGTAAGTTCATCAAAGTCAGCCTTGTAAGCGGAGACCCAATGCAAATATGGATAGAATACAACGGGGTTGAGAAGCGACTCAATGTTACGTTGTATCCCATCAATCTACCAAGGCCAAAAACCCCACTTATATCCTACAAAAAGGATCTGTCTCCTTATATGCATGACTTTATGTATGTCGGCTTCTCGTCGTCCACCGGTTCTATTTCAGCTACTTCATCCTCGCACTACATATTGGCTTGGAGTTTCAAGATGAATGGCTCAGCTGATGAGCTAGACTTGTCTCGCCTTCCAAAGATTCCACGACATGATAACGGAGGAATCAAGCAATTGAAGAAGATTTTGGCTATCACCCTTTCTTTCACAGGTCTCACTTTAGTCCTCGTATTGGTTTTCGGGTTTGTGTTGATCTCAAGGAAGAAGAGATTCATGGAGATTCTCGAGGATTGGGAGGTTCAGTTCGGGCCTCATAGATTCTCTTATAAAGATCTATTCAAAGCAACAAAGGGGTTTAAAAAAAAGGAAGTTCTAGGGAGTGGTGGATTTGGTAGGGTGTATAAGGGTGTTTTACCCTCTTCCAACATACAAATTGCCGTCAAAAGGATCTCTCATGATTCAAGGCAAGGTATGAGGGAATTCGTGGCTGAGATTGCAACCATCGGTCGCCTCAGGCATCCGAATTTGGTTCGACTTCTCGGTTATTGCAGGCGCAAGCAGGAGTtgcttttggtttatgactacaTGCCTAATGGAAGCCTTGACAAGTTTCTTTACCACCAACCTAATAGCAGCCTTAATTGGACACAAAGGTTTAAGATCATCAAGGACGTAGCTTCAGCGTTGTTCTATCTACACCAGCAATGGGTTCAGGTCATCATTCACAGAGATATCAAGCCTGCCAATGTGCTGATAGACAGTGACATGAACGCTCAACTAGGAGATTTCGGGTTGGCAAAGCTATGCGACCTTGGAAATGATCCTCAAACCTCTCATGTAGCAGGCACGCTCGGTTACATGGCTCCTGAGCTCGCAAGAACCGGGAAAGCCAACACAAGCACTGATATATATGCATTTGGAATATTCATGCTTGAAGTTGCATGTGGTAGAAAGCCGATCGAACCACAAACGGCACCAGAGGAAGCATTTCTTGCTGACTGGATAACGGATTGCTGGGATAAAGGAGACATTTTGGCGACTATTGATAAGAGGTTGGGGAAGAGATTTGTGGGACAACAAGCGGAGTTGGTGTTGAAGCTTGGGTTGCTTTGCTCACACCCGGTGACAGCGGCTAGGCCTAGCATGTCCAGCGTTATATCGTATTTGGATGGTGTTGCTTCATTGCCCGATGACTTCAGCTCTGTTATCAAAGTTCGAGAATTCCCAGCAGTATCAAATGAAGTGGGGGCTCCTAATGAGTTGACAGCCGAGAGAAACACCGTTCCTTCATTAACAATTACAGAAGCATTTGTTTCTCACGGTAGGTGA
- the LOC121223294 gene encoding disease resistance-like protein DSC1, whose protein sequence is MMNLEGSQNLIKTPDFTTASNLEVLILEGCTKLVDVHPSIAVLKSLKVLNLRDCKSLKSLPTKIGMESFETLILSGCSSLVRFPEIDGKMERLKTLDLSGCYRVENLSENLQQAKFLENLDLSETAITEPPSFIFQFKDLKVLSSNGCKRSSNLQQNLPSLFKLIRKGSTNSMAPMLPSLSSLSSLRELNLRDCSLCEGDIPSDISGLSSFKFLDLKGNNFISIPASIIQLSKLNYIRLSDCKMLKSLPELPTSTEDVWIDGCSSLEVVASPSKVCNLSGSAYITAINCYNLAENNNALTLLKKHLKVSICKIKKRFFVILPGNEIPEWFRQQRGGPLIEIPLPLNIQNDSQWIGVAVCCIFVNDSASGDKIFGCKANIHSKIAGQSGCKNSRTVHSSIIYLDQEYVQPIKKDHLFLNYWSRDELYPSSLEDKCEPKNLLTADCSDQECDELQISFPGNYSFKAKKCGVIIVYEKDLEENKELQCHSAQSSPNFEHILQHSAHNNESLGSTSHVKRKRNI, encoded by the exons ATGATGAACCTTGAAGGGTCCCAAAACCTGATCAAGACACCAGACTTCACAACGGCATCAAATCTTGAAGTTCTAATATTGGAAGGTTGTACCAAATTAGTGGATGTTCATCCATCAATCGCAGTACTTAAGAGCCTTAAAGTTTTGAATTTAAGAGATTGCAAAAGTCTTAAGAGTCTTCCCACCAAAATTGGAATGGAATCTTTTGAAACATTAATTCTTTCGGGTTGCTCAAGTCTTGTAAGGTTTCCGGAGATTGATGGGAAAATGGAACGTCTAAAAACTTTAGATCTTTCCGGTTGTTATAGAGTTGAAAATTTATCGGAGAATTTGCAGCAAGCGAAGTTTTTGGAAAATCTCGACTTGAGTGAAACAGCCATAACAGAACCACCATccttcatttttcaatttaaagaTCTTAAAGTTCTGTCTTCCAATGGATGCAAAAGATCATCAAATTTACAGCAAAATCTTCCTTCTCTTTTCAAGTTAATCCGAAAAGGAAGCACAAATTCCATGGCTCCGATGTTACCTTCATTGTCAAGTTTGAGTTCACTAAGAGAGTTGAATCTAAGGGACTGCAGTCTTTGTGAAGGAGATATTCCTAGTGATATTTCTGGTTTATCCTCTTTCAAATTCCTTGATCTTAAGGGTAACAATTTCATCAGCATACCTGCATCTATTATTCAACTTTCCAAGCTTAATTATATTAGATTGTCAGATTGCAAGATGCTTAAATCGTTACCTGAGCTACCAACAAGTACAGAAGATGTGTGGATAGATGGTTGTTCTTCACTTGAAGTAGTTGCAAGTCCATCAAAAGTATGCAATTTATCGGGTTCTGCTTACATTACAGCCATTAACTGCTACAATTTGGCGGAGAACAACAATGCATTAACATTGCTAAAAAAACATCTTAAGGTCA GCATTTGCAAAATCAAGAAAAggttttttgttattttaccTGGAAATGAAATCCCAGAATGGTTCAGGCAACAGAGAGGTGGCCCTTTAATTGAAATACCTCTGCCTCTCAATATTCAGAATGACAGTCAATGGATTGGAGTCGCTGTGTGCTGCATTTTTGTCAATGATAGTGCTTCTGGTGATAAGATTTTTGGCTGTAAAGCTAATATCCATAGTAAAATTGCAGGACAATCTGGCTGTAAAAATTCTCGAACGGTCCATTCGAGTATAATTTATTTAGATCAGGAATATGTCCAACCCATAAAGAAGGACCACCTTTTTCTTAATTATTGGTCTCGTGATGAACTATATCCATCTTCCTTGGAGGATAAATGTGAACCCAAGAATTTACTAACAGCAGATTGCTCGGATCAAGAATGCGATGAGCTTCAGATATCTTTTCCAGGTAACTATAGTTTTAAGGCGAAGAAGTGCGGTGTTATAATAGTGTATGAGAAagatttggaagaaaacaaagagttGCAGTGTCATAGCGCTCAATCTTCTCCAAATTTTGAACACATCCTCCAACACTCTGCTCACAACAATGAATCACTAGGTAGCACTTCTCACGTAAAACGAAAACGTAATATCTAG
- the LOC107963211 gene encoding TMV resistance protein N isoform X1: MLSLPSTSSSISRKKYDVFLSFRGEDTRNNFTDHLYDALSRSGIVTFRDDPKLEAGEEIAPELFKAIQQSWCSVIVFSQTYAFSSWCLEELAEIVKQHNNDGHKVFPIFYHVCPSDLRKQKEKVEEAFARHKERYKEDSEKIQRWRKALIQVAAIKGWHLNNRHESEFIKDIVKKISAKLCQTYPATHSDLVGISERLEDLYLKINIGEDDVRVIGICGMGGIGKTTLARVAYTQMSSHFEGKSFIADIREVSDKCGLVSLQKQLLSQIFHGECFNFFDVHEGSDIIGHRLSHKKVLVVLDNVDNIQHLKCLVGRHDWFGLGSRIVVTTREEHLLRSWPVDDMYEPTILNPKDALQLFSLKAFHSDTVQKADFIELSKHVVNYAGGLPLALEVLGSFLCSRDAAQWRSAIERLKRDSYKEILDKLRISFDGLEEREKNIFLDIACFFNGEKKDFVIKVLDGCEFFPDIGIDVLIKKSLVKVYNQYLWMHDLLQEMGRTIVKEKCVDEPGKRCRLWEEKDVHHVLTKNTVTEMIEGIIIDNKRESNKMLNLSVDTFLKMKKLRLLKVLCLSNCDDLKYLSNELRLLDWTRYPLRYLPSSFQPDNLVALLLPYGHIQQLWKGNRPLFNLKIMNLRGSQNLIKTPDFTTASNLEVLILEGCTKLVDVHSSIGVLKSLKLLNLRDCKSLRTLPTKIGMESLETLILSGCSNLVRFPDIDGKMERLKTLDLSGCYRVENLSENLQQAKFLEELDLSETAITEPPSFIFQFKNLKILSFYGRKGPSYKLLPNLPSLFKVIQGRRTNPMARMLPLLSGLSSLTELKLRDCNLCEGDIPPDISGLSCLEILDLSGNNFISIPASLTRLTKLLFLGLSNCNVCTLGEADIRSDLSGLSSLIRLNLSGKNFITIPLALTQLSRLKLLKLSGCKMLKSLPELPTSIRRVIIDDCSSLEIVASPSKVCNLVGGDDISAINCFKLAEKINASTLLKEHIKAVRYPRDCLDNGIVDIMMPGSEIPEWFSQQKSDSSIKIPLPINLRKDSQWIGVACCCSFVDNDASRNKKFYCEGSIFRGRNFRPIYWRLRWIGRTFRKPIMKDHLFIRYFPRDILYPFSLEDEYGDCETNNIWTADCLDETGDELELCFNSKFEPNYGCFKVKKCGVRIVYEKDLEEMKELQCHTTQSSPNFEHIHRHSAQNHGSVGSTSHMKRKRNISEETEEEEPQPKRMQNFFNFVKGQSRKKH; encoded by the exons ATGTTGTCGTTACCTTCAACTTCTTCCTCcatttctagaaaaaaatacgaTGTTTTCTTGAGTTTCAGAGGTGAAGATACCCGCAACAACTTTACCGATCATCTCTATGATGCTCTAAGTAGGAGTGGGATCGTCACTTTCAGAGATGACCCAAAGCTGGAGGCCGGCGAAGAGATCGCACCTGAACTCTTTAAAGCAATTCAGCAATCATGGTGCTCGGTAATCGTTTTCTCACAAACTTATGCCTTTTCAAGTTGGTGCTTGGAGGAGCTTGCTGAGATTGTTAAACAACATAACAACGACGGCCATAAAGTGTTTCCAATTTTTTACCATGTTTGTCCATCtgatttaagaaaacaaaaagagaaagtgGAAGAAGCCTTTGCCAGACATAAAGAGAGATACAAAGAAGATAGTGAGAAGATCCAAAGATGGCGAAAAGCTTTAATTCAAGTGGCTGCAATCAAGGGATGGCATTTAAATAACAG gcaTGAATCAGAATTTATTAAAGACATTGTCAAGAAGATATCAGCAAAACTATGTCAGACATATCCAGCTACTCATAGCGACTTGGTTGGAATTAGTGAACGCTTGGAggatttatatttgaaaataaacattGGGGAAGATGATGTCCGCGTTATAGGAATTTGCGGAATGGGTGGTATCGGTAAAACGACACTCGCAAGAGTTGCTTACACTCAAATGTCATCTCATTTTGAAGGTAAAAGCTTTATTGCTGATATTCGAGAAGTTTCAGACAAATGCGGACTAGTTTCTTTACAGAAACAACTTCTTTCACAGATCTTTCATGGTGAATGCTTCAACTTTTTTGATGTTCATGAAGGGAGTGACATAATTGGCCATAGGTTGTCTCACAAAAAGGTTCTTGTTGTTCTTGATAATGTTGATAACATACAACACTTAAAATGCTTGGTTGGAAGGCACGATTGGTTCGGATTAGGAAGTAGAATCGTTGTAACAACAAGAGAAGAACATTTGCTTCGATCTTGGCCAGTTGATGATATGTATGAGCCCACAATATTGAATCCCAAAGATGCGCTTCAACTTTTTAGTCTGAAAGCTTTTCATAGTGATACAGTGCAGAAAGCTGATTTCATTGAGCTTTCTAAACATGTTGTAAATTATGCTGGTGGACTCCCTTTAGCTCTTGAAGTTTTGGGTTCCTTTTTGTGCAGTAGAGATGCGGCTCAATGGAGAAGTGCGATTGAAAGACTTAAAAGAGATTCTTATAAAGAAATTCTCGATAAACTTCGAATCAGTTTTGATGGACtggaagaaagagagaagaatatatttttagatatagcATGCTTCTTCAATGGGGAGAAGAAAGATTTTGTAATCAAAGTATTAGATGGTTGTGAGTTTTTTCCTGATATCGGAATTGATGTTCTCATTAAAAAATCTCTCGTAAAAGTCTATAACCAATATTTGTGGATGCATGACTTGTTGCAAGAAATGGGAAGAACAATTGTTAAAGAAAAATGTGTTGATGAACCTGGGAAACGTTGCAGATTGTGGGAGGAAAAGGACGTCCATCATGTCCTAACAAAAAACACT GTTACAGAAATGATTGAAGGCATAATCATCGATAATAAAAG GGAATCAAACAAGATGCTCAATTTGAGTGTAGATACCTTCTTGAAGATGAAAAAACTGAGATTGCTCAAAGTGCTTTGCCTTTCAAATTGTGATGATCTCAAGTATCTTTCTAATGAACTACGACTTTTAGATTGGACAAGATACCCTTTAAGATACTTGCCTTCAAGCTTTCAACCGGACAACCTTGTCGCACTTCTTTTACCATATGGTCACATTCAACAACTATGGAAGGGAAATAGA CCCTTGTTTAACTTGAAAATAATGAACCTTAGAGGGTCTCAAAACCTGATCAAGACACCAGACTTCACAACAGCATCAAATCTTGAGGTTTTGATTTTGGAAGGTTGTACCAAATTAGTGGATGTTCATTCATCAATCGGGGTGCTTAAGAGCCTTAaacttttgaatttaagagaTTGCAAAAGTCTTAGGACTCTTCCAACCAAAATTGGAATGGAATCTCTTGAAACATTAATTCTTTCGGGTTGCTCAAATCTTGTAAGGTTTCCGGATATTGATGGGAAAATGGAACGCCTAAAAACACTAGATCTTTCCGGTTGTTATAGAGTGGAAAATTTATCGGAGAATTTGCAGCAAGCAAAGTTTTTGGAAGAGCTCGACTTGAGTGAAACAGCCATAACAGAACCACCATccttcatttttcaatttaaaaatcttaaaattctgTCTTTCTATGGGCGCAAGGGACCATCATATAAGTTACTACCAAATTTGCCTTCTCTTTTCAAGGTAATCCAAGGAAGAAGGACGAATCCCATGGCTCGGATGTTGCCTTTGTTGTCAGGTTTGAGTTCTTTAACAGAGCTAAAACTAAGGGACTGCAATCTTTGTGAAGGAGATATTCCACCTGATATTTCTGGTCTATCCTGTTTGGAAATACTTGATCTTAGTGGTAACAATTTCATCAGCATACCTGCATCTCTTACTCGACTCACAAAGCTTCTTTTTCTTGGCTTGTCAAATTGCAACGTGTGCACTCTTGGTGAAGCAGATATTCGTAGTGATCTTTCTGGTCTATCCTCTTTGATACGTCTTAATCTTAGTGGTAAGAATTTCATCACCATTCCTTTGGCTCTTACTCAACTTTCCAGGCTCAAATTGCTTAAATTGTCAGGTTGCAAGATGCTTAAATCGTTGCCTGAGCTACCAACAAGTATAAGACGTGTGATAATAGATGATTGTTCTTCCCTTGAAATAGTTGCAAGTCCATCAAAAGTATGCAATTTAGTGGGTGGTGATGACATTAGTGCCATTAACTGCTTCAAATTGGCTGAGAAAATCAATGCATCAACACTGCTGAAAGAACATATTAAG GCGGTTCGATATCCAAGAGATTGTTTAGATAATGGCATCGTTGATATTATGATGCCCGGAAGTGAAATCCCAGAATGGTTTAGCCAACAAAAAAGTGACTCTTCAATTAAGATACCCCTACCTATCAACCTTCGGAAAGATAGTCAATGGATTGGAGTTGCTTGTTGCTGCAGTTTTGTCGATAATGATGCTTCAAGGAATAAGAAGTTTTACTGTGAAGGATCTATTTTTCGAGGTAGAAATTTTCGACCAATTTATTGGAGACTCCGGTGGATAGGTCGAACCTTTCGCAAGCCCATAATGAAAGATCACCTTTTTATTCGTTATTTTCCGCGTGATATATTATATCCATTTTCCTTGGAGGATGAATATGGCGACTGTGAAACCAATAATATATGGACAGCAGATTGCTTAGATGAAACAGGCGATGAGCTTGAGTTGTGTTTCAATTCCAAATTTGAACCAAATTACGGCTGTTTTAAGGTGAAGAAGTGTGGTGTTAGAATAGTATATGAGAAAGATTTGGAAGAAATGAAAGAGTTGCAGTGCCATACCACTCAATCTTCTCCAAATTTTGAACACATCCACCGACACTCTGCTCAAAACCATGGATCAGTAGGTAGCACTTCTCACATGAAACGAAAACGTAATATCTCTGAGGAAACGGAGGAAGAAGAGCCGCAACCAAAACGGATgcaaaattttttcaattttgtaaAGGGCCAATCAAGAAAGAAGCATTAA
- the LOC107963211 gene encoding TMV resistance protein N isoform X2, translating into MLSLPSTSSSISRKKYDVFLSFRGEDTRNNFTDHLYDALSRSGIVTFRDDPKLEAGEEIAPELFKAIQQSWCSVIVFSQTYAFSSWCLEELAEIVKQHNNDGHKVFPIFYHVCPSDLRKQKEKVEEAFARHKERYKEDSEKIQRWRKALIQVAAIKGWHLNNRHESEFIKDIVKKISAKLCQTYPATHSDLVGISERLEDLYLKINIGEDDVRVIGICGMGGIGKTTLARVAYTQMSSHFEGKSFIADIREVSDKCGLVSLQKQLLSQIFHGECFNFFDVHEGSDIIGHRLSHKKVLVVLDNVDNIQHLKCLVGRHDWFGLGSRIVVTTREEHLLRSWPVDDMYEPTILNPKDALQLFSLKAFHSDTVQKADFIELSKHVVNYAGGLPLALEVLGSFLCSRDAAQWRSAIERLKRDSYKEILDKLRISFDGLEEREKNIFLDIACFFNGEKKDFVIKVLDGCEFFPDIGIDVLIKKSLVKVYNQYLWMHDLLQEMGRTIVKEKCVDEPGKRCRLWEEKDVHHVLTKNTVTEMIEGIIIDNKRESNKMLNLSVDTFLKMKKLRLLKVLCLSNCDDLKYLSNELRLLDWTRYPLRYLPSSFQPDNLVALLLPYGHIQQLWKGNRPLFNLKIMNLRGSQNLIKTPDFTTASNLEVLILEGCTKLVDVHSSIGVLKSLKLLNLRDCKSLRTLPTKIGMESLETLILSGCSNLVRFPDIDGKMERLKTLDLSGCYRVENLSENLQQAKFLEELDLSETAITEPPSFIFQFKNLKILSFYGRKGPSYKLLPNLPSLFKVIQGRRTNPMARMLPLLSGLSSLTELKLRDCNLCEGDIPPDISGLSCLEILDLSGNNFISIPASLTRLTKLLFLGLSNCNVCTLGEADIRSDLSGLSSLIRLNLSGCKMLKSLPELPTSIRRVIIDDCSSLEIVASPSKVCNLVGGDDISAINCFKLAEKINASTLLKEHIKAVRYPRDCLDNGIVDIMMPGSEIPEWFSQQKSDSSIKIPLPINLRKDSQWIGVACCCSFVDNDASRNKKFYCEGSIFRGRNFRPIYWRLRWIGRTFRKPIMKDHLFIRYFPRDILYPFSLEDEYGDCETNNIWTADCLDETGDELELCFNSKFEPNYGCFKVKKCGVRIVYEKDLEEMKELQCHTTQSSPNFEHIHRHSAQNHGSVGSTSHMKRKRNISEETEEEEPQPKRMQNFFNFVKGQSRKKH; encoded by the exons ATGTTGTCGTTACCTTCAACTTCTTCCTCcatttctagaaaaaaatacgaTGTTTTCTTGAGTTTCAGAGGTGAAGATACCCGCAACAACTTTACCGATCATCTCTATGATGCTCTAAGTAGGAGTGGGATCGTCACTTTCAGAGATGACCCAAAGCTGGAGGCCGGCGAAGAGATCGCACCTGAACTCTTTAAAGCAATTCAGCAATCATGGTGCTCGGTAATCGTTTTCTCACAAACTTATGCCTTTTCAAGTTGGTGCTTGGAGGAGCTTGCTGAGATTGTTAAACAACATAACAACGACGGCCATAAAGTGTTTCCAATTTTTTACCATGTTTGTCCATCtgatttaagaaaacaaaaagagaaagtgGAAGAAGCCTTTGCCAGACATAAAGAGAGATACAAAGAAGATAGTGAGAAGATCCAAAGATGGCGAAAAGCTTTAATTCAAGTGGCTGCAATCAAGGGATGGCATTTAAATAACAG gcaTGAATCAGAATTTATTAAAGACATTGTCAAGAAGATATCAGCAAAACTATGTCAGACATATCCAGCTACTCATAGCGACTTGGTTGGAATTAGTGAACGCTTGGAggatttatatttgaaaataaacattGGGGAAGATGATGTCCGCGTTATAGGAATTTGCGGAATGGGTGGTATCGGTAAAACGACACTCGCAAGAGTTGCTTACACTCAAATGTCATCTCATTTTGAAGGTAAAAGCTTTATTGCTGATATTCGAGAAGTTTCAGACAAATGCGGACTAGTTTCTTTACAGAAACAACTTCTTTCACAGATCTTTCATGGTGAATGCTTCAACTTTTTTGATGTTCATGAAGGGAGTGACATAATTGGCCATAGGTTGTCTCACAAAAAGGTTCTTGTTGTTCTTGATAATGTTGATAACATACAACACTTAAAATGCTTGGTTGGAAGGCACGATTGGTTCGGATTAGGAAGTAGAATCGTTGTAACAACAAGAGAAGAACATTTGCTTCGATCTTGGCCAGTTGATGATATGTATGAGCCCACAATATTGAATCCCAAAGATGCGCTTCAACTTTTTAGTCTGAAAGCTTTTCATAGTGATACAGTGCAGAAAGCTGATTTCATTGAGCTTTCTAAACATGTTGTAAATTATGCTGGTGGACTCCCTTTAGCTCTTGAAGTTTTGGGTTCCTTTTTGTGCAGTAGAGATGCGGCTCAATGGAGAAGTGCGATTGAAAGACTTAAAAGAGATTCTTATAAAGAAATTCTCGATAAACTTCGAATCAGTTTTGATGGACtggaagaaagagagaagaatatatttttagatatagcATGCTTCTTCAATGGGGAGAAGAAAGATTTTGTAATCAAAGTATTAGATGGTTGTGAGTTTTTTCCTGATATCGGAATTGATGTTCTCATTAAAAAATCTCTCGTAAAAGTCTATAACCAATATTTGTGGATGCATGACTTGTTGCAAGAAATGGGAAGAACAATTGTTAAAGAAAAATGTGTTGATGAACCTGGGAAACGTTGCAGATTGTGGGAGGAAAAGGACGTCCATCATGTCCTAACAAAAAACACT GTTACAGAAATGATTGAAGGCATAATCATCGATAATAAAAG GGAATCAAACAAGATGCTCAATTTGAGTGTAGATACCTTCTTGAAGATGAAAAAACTGAGATTGCTCAAAGTGCTTTGCCTTTCAAATTGTGATGATCTCAAGTATCTTTCTAATGAACTACGACTTTTAGATTGGACAAGATACCCTTTAAGATACTTGCCTTCAAGCTTTCAACCGGACAACCTTGTCGCACTTCTTTTACCATATGGTCACATTCAACAACTATGGAAGGGAAATAGA CCCTTGTTTAACTTGAAAATAATGAACCTTAGAGGGTCTCAAAACCTGATCAAGACACCAGACTTCACAACAGCATCAAATCTTGAGGTTTTGATTTTGGAAGGTTGTACCAAATTAGTGGATGTTCATTCATCAATCGGGGTGCTTAAGAGCCTTAaacttttgaatttaagagaTTGCAAAAGTCTTAGGACTCTTCCAACCAAAATTGGAATGGAATCTCTTGAAACATTAATTCTTTCGGGTTGCTCAAATCTTGTAAGGTTTCCGGATATTGATGGGAAAATGGAACGCCTAAAAACACTAGATCTTTCCGGTTGTTATAGAGTGGAAAATTTATCGGAGAATTTGCAGCAAGCAAAGTTTTTGGAAGAGCTCGACTTGAGTGAAACAGCCATAACAGAACCACCATccttcatttttcaatttaaaaatcttaaaattctgTCTTTCTATGGGCGCAAGGGACCATCATATAAGTTACTACCAAATTTGCCTTCTCTTTTCAAGGTAATCCAAGGAAGAAGGACGAATCCCATGGCTCGGATGTTGCCTTTGTTGTCAGGTTTGAGTTCTTTAACAGAGCTAAAACTAAGGGACTGCAATCTTTGTGAAGGAGATATTCCACCTGATATTTCTGGTCTATCCTGTTTGGAAATACTTGATCTTAGTGGTAACAATTTCATCAGCATACCTGCATCTCTTACTCGACTCACAAAGCTTCTTTTTCTTGGCTTGTCAAATTGCAACGTGTGCACTCTTGGTGAAGCAGATATTCGTAGTGATCTTTCTGGTCTATCCTCTTTGATACGTCTTAATCTTAGTG GTTGCAAGATGCTTAAATCGTTGCCTGAGCTACCAACAAGTATAAGACGTGTGATAATAGATGATTGTTCTTCCCTTGAAATAGTTGCAAGTCCATCAAAAGTATGCAATTTAGTGGGTGGTGATGACATTAGTGCCATTAACTGCTTCAAATTGGCTGAGAAAATCAATGCATCAACACTGCTGAAAGAACATATTAAG GCGGTTCGATATCCAAGAGATTGTTTAGATAATGGCATCGTTGATATTATGATGCCCGGAAGTGAAATCCCAGAATGGTTTAGCCAACAAAAAAGTGACTCTTCAATTAAGATACCCCTACCTATCAACCTTCGGAAAGATAGTCAATGGATTGGAGTTGCTTGTTGCTGCAGTTTTGTCGATAATGATGCTTCAAGGAATAAGAAGTTTTACTGTGAAGGATCTATTTTTCGAGGTAGAAATTTTCGACCAATTTATTGGAGACTCCGGTGGATAGGTCGAACCTTTCGCAAGCCCATAATGAAAGATCACCTTTTTATTCGTTATTTTCCGCGTGATATATTATATCCATTTTCCTTGGAGGATGAATATGGCGACTGTGAAACCAATAATATATGGACAGCAGATTGCTTAGATGAAACAGGCGATGAGCTTGAGTTGTGTTTCAATTCCAAATTTGAACCAAATTACGGCTGTTTTAAGGTGAAGAAGTGTGGTGTTAGAATAGTATATGAGAAAGATTTGGAAGAAATGAAAGAGTTGCAGTGCCATACCACTCAATCTTCTCCAAATTTTGAACACATCCACCGACACTCTGCTCAAAACCATGGATCAGTAGGTAGCACTTCTCACATGAAACGAAAACGTAATATCTCTGAGGAAACGGAGGAAGAAGAGCCGCAACCAAAACGGATgcaaaattttttcaattttgtaaAGGGCCAATCAAGAAAGAAGCATTAA